In a genomic window of Rhododendron vialii isolate Sample 1 chromosome 12a, ASM3025357v1:
- the LOC131310152 gene encoding uncharacterized protein LOC131310152 — MDVCHLLLGKPWQFDRKVMHSGGSNTYTLKSEGTIIKLLPSKEVVSKPLSGEGTNLLTKVQFQGEFLATKVMFIVVAKESSPAIFEQEVPIKIQPLLAEFADVFPTELPDGLPPLRDIQHQIDLVPSSSLPNRPHYRMSP; from the coding sequence ATGGATGTGTGTCACCTTTTATTGGGAAAACCGTGGCAGTTTGATCGTAAGGTGATGCATAGCGGGGGTTCTAACACGTATACCCTTAAATCTGAGGGTACGATAATTAAGTTGCTTCCTTCTAAGGAGGTTGTGTCCAAACCACTTAGTGGAGAGGGTACCAACCTTCTGACAAAGGTGCAGTTTCAAGGAGAGTTCTTGGCCACAAAAGTCATGTTTATTGTCGTGGCAAAGGAGAGTTCACCAGCGATTTTTGAGCAGGAAGTGCCAATTAAGATCCAGCCCCTTCTTGCTGAGTTTGCGGATGTATTCCCGACTGAGTTACCTGATGGGTTGCCTCCATTGCGAGATATTCAGCACCAGATTGATCTGGTGCCGAGTTCTAGTTTGCCCAATCGACCCCATTATCGGATGAGTCCGTAG
- the LOC131310153 gene encoding cysteine-rich receptor-like protein kinase 2, with protein MKKPIQSNPVPCLFSILAATLLLLLPDASLGDSRAQTVRVMCGNQLEHNPTVRVYVPNFVEIMENISVQIRTSGFGIAVAGLGPDTIYGMAQCYGDLSLPDCVLCYAEAYTVGPQCFPANGGRVFLNGCFSRAENYSFFQEYSGPQDTSVCGNSTQKNSAFEDSARQGVTQVVDNGPKGNGFARAQMAISGATNESVYVLADCWRTLSANSCMACLENASQSVLGCLPWSEGRALNTGCFLMYSDKDFLNPVVGNGNSRVLVAVIVVAVVSSILVFVVGGVIGVYMRKHRVIEKKRRGSNDAEKLVKTLHDSSLNFKYSMLEKATGSFNEANKLGYGGFGTVYKGVLPDGREIAVKRLFFNNRQRAADFYNEVNIISSVEHKNLARLLGCSCSGPESLLVYEFLPNRSLDRFIFNSDRGKTLNWKKRYEIIIGTAEGLVYLHENNKNRIIHRDIKASNILLDSRLHAKIADFGLARSFQEDKSHISTAIAGTLGYMAPEYLAHGQLTKKADVYSFGVLLLEIVTGRQNNKNKSAEYYESQVVIAWKHFQQGTVEELFDPNLMLHNYHHNPSVKNEVLRVIHIGLLCTQEAPSLRPSMSKALQMLAKTNEHLPPPSNPPFVDQKTMELNVTCENPGHPLNGDNSASVATVSHSSFYPR; from the exons atgaagaaaccAATCCAATCAAATCCAGTCCCATGTCTTTTCTCCATTCTTGCTGCAACTCTACTACTATTATTACCGGATGCATCGTTAGGAGATTCGAGGGCCCAAACAGTTCGAGTCATGTGCGGAAACCAACTCGAGCACAACCCCACCGTACGTGTCTACGTCCCCAATTTCGTCGAGATAATGGAGAACATCAGTGTCCAGATAAGAACATCTGGTTTCGGAATAGCCGTAGCCGGTTTGGGACCCGACACTATCTACGGCATGGCCCAATGCTACGGCGATCTCTCCCTACCCGACTGCGTCCTGTGCTATGCCGAGGCGTATACTGTCGGCCCCCAGTGCTTCCCGGCCAACGGTGGCCGCGTTTTCCTCAACGGCTGCTTCTCGAGAGCCGAAAACTATAGCTTCTTCCAGGAGTATAGTGGGCCCCAGGACACGTCGGTGTGTGGAAACTCGACGCAGAAAAACTCGGCATTTGAGGATTCAGCCAGGCAAGGCGTGACGCAAGTGGTTGACAATGGGCCGAAGGGTAATGGGTTTGCGCGGGCTCAGATGGCGATTTCTGGGGCAACGAATGAGTCAGTTTATGTTTTGGCGGATTGTTGGAGGACATTGAGCGCAAATTCTTGCATGGCCTGTTTGGAGAACGCTTCCCAGTCGGTGTTGGGGTGCTTGCCTTGGTCTGAGGGGCGGGCATTGAACACTGGATGCTTCCTGATGTATTCAGATAAAGATTTTCTGAATCCGGTGGTGGGAAATGGGAATTCGAGAG TGTTGGTGGCAGTGATAGTAGTCGCAGTTGTCAGTTCGATCTTAGTTTTTGTAGTTGGGGGAGTTATTGGAGTTTACATGCGGAAGCACAGAGTCAttgagaagaagagaagag GTTCAAATGATGCAGAGAAATTGGTGAAGACACTTCATGACAGTAGCTTAAATTTCAAATACTCCATGCTTGAGAAAGCAACTGGATCTTTCAATGAGGCAAATAAACTTGGTTACGGGGGATTCGGAACAGTTTACAAG GGAGTTCTGCCTGATGGAAGAGAGATTGCTGTGAAGAGGCTATTCTTCAACAATAGACAGAGAGCAGCAGATTTCTACAACGAGGTTAACATTATAAGCAGTGTGGAGCACAAAAACCTGGCCAGGTTGTTGGGATGCAGTTGTTCAGGACCCGAAAGCCTTCTTGTCTATGAATTCCTGCCAAATAGGAGTCTCGATCGCTTCATCTTTA ATTCAGACAGAGGGAAAACGTTGAACTGGAAGAAGAGATACGAAATAATTATTGGGACAGCGGAAGGCCTGGTTTACCTTCATGAAAACAACAAGAACCGGATCATTCACAGAGATATAAAAGCAAGCAACATCTTGT tggatTCTAGGCTTCATGCCAAAATTGCTGATTTCGGTTTGGCAAGGTCTTTTCAAGAAGACAAGAGTCACATCAGCACCGCAATTGCAGGAACACT GGGATATATGGCACCAGAGTACCTAGCCCATGGGCAGTTAACAAAGAAGGCAGATGTAtacagttttggtgttctttTGTTAGAGATTGTAACAGGAAGGcaaaacaacaagaacaaaTCTGCCGAATACTACGAGAGTCAGGTCGTAATT GCATGGAAGCATTTCCAGCAAGGAACAGTGGAGGAACTCTTCGACCCAAACCTAATGTTACACAACTACCACCACAATCCCAGCGTAAAAAACGAGGTCTTGAGAGTCATACATATAGGGCTTCTGTGCACCCAAGAGGCTCCTTCGTTAAGACCATCGATGTCGAAGGCACTACAGATGCTGGCAAAGACGAACGAACACCTTCCTCCACCTAGTAATCCGCCGTTTGTTGACCAGAAAACCATGGAACTTAACGTCACGTGTGAAAACCCCGGGCATCCCCTTAATGGTGACAATTCTGCTTCGGTTGCCACTGTATCCCATAGTTCATTTTACCCAAGGTGA
- the LOC131309557 gene encoding protein FAR-RED IMPAIRED RESPONSE 1-like — translation MEFQNPSPEINEDIKAISIMDCEDLVSEEDQNLEEVPEPKVGMFFDSKDDARDYYGRYAKVQGFVVVTRTSNKRRNGQKTNITYSCHRGGKSRDKGLNPLKAHPTSKTDCKASMNLSLKIDGKWLLNSIELKHNHEMCPKKARYLQANRVIPLHAKRTIELNRSAGIKMNQTIASCTIEVGGPSKLPWLPKDARNYADKVRRSELKEGDAESMHKYFIKMKTDNEAFFMQLI, via the coding sequence ATGGAATTTCAAAACCCATCACCAGAAATCAACGAAGATATCAAAGCTATTTCAATAATGGATTGTGAGGACTTGGTCTCGGAGGAAGATCAGAATTTGGAGGAGGTACCAGAACCTAAGGTTGGTATGTTTTTTGATTCAAAAGATGATGCACGTGACTATTATGGTAGATATGCGAAAGTGCAAGGTTTTGTTGTGGTCACAAGAACTTCTAACAAGCGTAGGAATGGACAAAAGACGAATATAACCTACTCTTGTCATAGGGGTGGAAAGTCAAGGGACAAGGGACTGAACCCACTCAAAGCCCATCCAACATCCAAAACTGATTGTAAAGCATCAATGAACTTGTCCTTGAAAATCGATGGAAAGTGGCTTTTGAATTCAATAGAACTGAAACATAACCATGAAATGTGCCCGAAGAAAGCTCGATATCTACAAGCCAATCGGGTTATCCCACTACATGCAAAAAGGACAATAGAGTTGAATCGCTCGGCTGGAATAAAAATGAATCAGACAATTGCCTCATGTACGATTGAGGTAGGGGGGCCTAGCAAGCTGCCATGGTTACCCAAGGATGCAAGGAATTACGCCGATAAAGTGAGACGCTCAGAACTTAAGGAAGGGGATGCAGAATCAATGCACAAGTATTTTATTAAGATGAAAACTGATAATGAAGCATTTTTTATGCAATTGATCTAG
- the LOC131310994 gene encoding protein FAR1-RELATED SEQUENCE 5-like, which yields MPFAPFVGVNHHGQSILLGCGLILREDTDSFVWLFKTWVACMSGCSPNAIITDQCRAMQNAISIVFPNARHRWCLWHLLKKVPEKLKGYDDYEPIKWDVLSVAYDSLTKEEFEKNWGNLINKYHLEANEWLSGLYDERHRWAPAFVKDVFWAGMSTTQRSESMNAYFDGYVHSNTTLKEFVEQYENALRKKVEKEDEEDAHCFNKQIKNVSPYGFEDQFQDAYTLAKYKDFQARVTGKIACNFTSMKVVDDGISKVEIEEDIKVGEKGILKTVTFHVCYNEESKESNCTCRLFESKGIVCKHIVMVWSRKKLNEVPEKYILQRWSKNVRRSHTMVKVSYANWESKPEWRRYDYMLVAFRKAAEKAMDSEAKSKRVVAKLQEAEVENEVCEEECLGDRPMSIDIVDEIISSEEKKIPVGDPIKRRRKGRPPVNRKQPRIEKIIRKIKQSSKNGKASRGNAKSMTVYLSTCNY from the coding sequence ATGCCGTTTGCTCCTTTCGTGGGTGTAAATCATCATGGGCAATCGATCTTGTTAGGGTGCGGACTAATATTACGAGAGGACACAGATTCATTTGTATGGTTGTTCAAGACATGGGTTGCTTGTATGTCCGGGTGTTCTCCTAATGCCATCATAACGGACCAATGTCGTGCCATGCAAAACGCAATAAGTATAGTTTTCCCAAACGCACGGCATCGTTGGTGTTTGTGGcatttattgaaaaaagttccTGAAAAGTTGAAAGGTTACGATGACTATGAACCGATTAAATGGGATGTCCTTAGTGTTGCGTATGATTCATTGACAAAAGAGGAATTTGAGAAAAATTGGGGCAATCTCATCAATAAATATCACTTAGAGGCCAACGAGTGGCTAAGTGGCTTGTACGATGAGAGACACCGATGGGCTCCCGCATTTGTGAAAGATGTTTTTTGGGCGGGGATGTCAACAACCCAACGGAGTGAAAGCATGAATGCCTACTTTGATGGCTACGTACATTCTAATACCACATTAAAGGAATTTGTGGAGCAATATGAGAACGCCTTGCGTAAGAAGGTGGAAAAAGAAGACGAGGAAGATGCCCATTGTTTcaacaaacaaataaagaatGTGTCCCCTTATGGTTTTGAAGATCAATTTCAAGATGCATACACACTCGCAAAATATAAGGATTTTCAAGCTCGAGTAACCGGTAAGATTGCATGCAATTTCACTTCCATGAAGGTGGTAGATGATGGCATTTCAAAAGTTGAGattgaagaagatataaaaGTTGGTGAGAAGGGAATATTGAAAACCGTTACGTTTCATGTTTGTTATAATGAGGAGTCAAAAGAAAGTAATTGTACTTGTCGGTTGTTTGAATCTAAGGGGATTGTGTGCAAGCATATTGTCATGGTTTGGTCAAGAAAGAAGTTGAATGAAGTTCCAGAGAAGTACATTCTACAAAGGTGGAGCAAAAATGTGAGGAGGAGTCACACAATGGTGAAGGTTAGTTATGCAAATTGGGAAAGCAAGCCCGAATGGCGTCGCTATGATTATATGTTGGTTGCTTTCCGTAAAGCCGCTGAAAAGGCCATGGATTCCGAGGCGAAGAGTAAGAGGGTGGTGGCCAAGTTGCAAGAAGCTGAGGTGGAGAATGAAGTTTGTGAGGAGGAGTGCCTAGGCGATAGGCCTATGTCAATCGACATAGTAGATGAAATCATAAGTTCcgaagagaaaaaaataccCGTGGGTGATCCGATTAAACGTCGTCGGAAAGGGCGGCCACCGGTAAATAGGAAACAACcaagaattgaaaaaattattcgaAAGATAAAGCAATCAAGCAAGAATGGCAAAGCTAGTCGAGGCAATGCGAAGAGCATGACGGtatatctttcaacttgcaattattaa